A region from the Canis aureus isolate CA01 chromosome 10, VMU_Caureus_v.1.0, whole genome shotgun sequence genome encodes:
- the CNOT6 gene encoding CCR4-NOT transcription complex subunit 6 isoform X3 has protein sequence MVSLRELHLNNNLLRVLPFELGKLFQLQTLGLKGNPLTQDILNLYLEPDGTRRLLNYLLDNLAGTAKRISTEQPPPRSWIMLQEPDRTRPTALFSVMCYNVLCDKYATRQLYGYCPSWALNWDYRKKAIIQEILSCNADIISLQEVETEQYYSFFLVELKERGYNGFFSPKSRARTMSEQERKHVDGCAIFFKTEKFTLVQKHTVEFNQLAMANSEGSEAMLNRVMTKDNIGVAVLLELRKELIEMSSGKPHLGTEKQLILVANAHMHWDPEYSDVKLVQTMMFLSEVKNIIDKASRNLQSSVLGEFGTIPLVLCADLNSLPDSGVVEYLSTGGVETNHKDFKELRYNESLTNFSCNGKNGTTNGRITHGFKLKSAYESGLMPYTNYTFDFKGIIDYIFYSKPQLNTLGILGPLDHHWLVENNISGCPHPLIPSDHFSLFAQLELLLPFLPQVNGIHLPGRR, from the exons ATGGTATCACTCAG GGAACTCCATTTAAATAACAACCTGTTACGAGTTCTACCTTTTGAGCTGGGAAAACTGTTTCAGTTGCAGACTTTAGGCCTGAAAG gAAATCCACTTACCCAGGATATATTGAACCTCTATCTGGAACCAGATGGAACAAGAAGGCTACTGAACTATTTGCTTGATAATTTGGCAGGTACTGCAAAAAGAA TTTCAACAGAACAGCCACCTCCACGATCTTGGATTATGTTACAAGAACCAGACAGGACAAGGCCAACTG CCTTGTTTTCTGTCATGTGCTATAATGTTCTTTGTGATAAATATGCGACCCGGCAGTTATACGGCTACTGTCCGTCTTGGGCACTAAATTGGGACTACAGGAAAAAGGCCATTATTCAAGAAATTTTGAGCTGCAATGCTGATATCATAAGTCTTCAG GAGGTTGAAACAGAGCAGTATTACAGTTTTTTTCTGGTAGAACTGAAAGAACGTGGCTATAATGGATTCTTTAGTCCTAAATCTAGAGCTAGGACAATgtcagaacaagaaagaaaacatgtcGATGGCTGTGCAATATTCTTCAAGACAGAAAA attTACTTTGGTTCAGAAACACACTGTTGAATTTAATCAGCTAGCAATGGCAAATTCAGAAGGGTCTGAAGCTATGCTGAACAGAGTCATGACAAAAGATAACATTGGAGTTGCAGTACTGCTAGAACTTCGAAAGGAATTGATTGAAATGTCAT CCGGAAAGCCACATCTTGGAACAGAAAAACAACTTATTCTTGTGGCTAATGCTCATATGCATTGGGACCCCGAGTACTCTGATGTGAAGTTGGTTCAAACTATGATGTTCCTCTCAGAAGTAAAGAACATTATTGATAAAGCCTCACGAAATCTCCAGTCCAGTGTATTGGGAGAATTTGGAACTATTCCACTGGTGTTATGTGCAGATCTTAATTCTTTGCCAGATTCTg GTGTTGTAGAATATTTGAGCACTGGTGGAGTAGAAACAAATCATAAAGACTTTAAAGAACTGAGATACAATGAAAGTCTTACAAATTTCAGCTGTAATGGGAAAAACGGGACAACCAATGGAAGGATCACTCATGGTTTCAAGTTAAAGAGTGCCTATGAGAGTGGCCTGATGCCTTACACAAATTACACGTTCGATTTCAAG gGTATAATTGACTACATCTTCTATTCTAAACCTCAGCTGAACACTTTAGGCATCCTAGGACCTCTGGACCACCATTGGCTAGTTGAGAATAATATCAGCGGCTGCCCACACCCACTCATCCCCTCCGACCACTTCTCACTTTTTGCACAACTGGAGCTCTTACTGCCTTTCCTGCCCCAAGTTAATGGCATTCACCTTCCTGGCAGGAGGTAG
- the CNOT6 gene encoding CCR4-NOT transcription complex subunit 6 isoform X2, protein MPKEKYEPPDPRKMYTIMSSEEAANGKKSHWAELEISGKVRSLSSSLWSLTHLTALHLSDNSLSRIPSDIAKLHNLVYLDLSSNKIRSLPAELGNMVSLRELHLNNNLLRVLPFELGKLFQLQTLGLKGNPLTQDILNLYLEPDGTRRLLNYLLDNLAGTAKRISTEQPPPRSWIMLQEPDRTRPTALFSVMCYNVLCDKYATRQLYGYCPSWALNWDYRKKAIIQEILSCNADIISLQEVETEQYYSFFLVELKERGYNGFFSPKSRARTMSEQERKHVDGCAIFFKTEKFTLVQKHTVEFNQLAMANSEGSEAMLNRVMTKDNIGVAVLLELRKELIEMSSGKPHLGTEKQLILVANAHMHWDPEYSDVKLVQTMMFLSEVKNIIDKASRNLQSSVLGEFGTIPLVLCADLNSLPDSGVVEYLSTGGVETNHKDFKELRYNESLTNFSCNGKNGTTNGRITHGFKLKSAYESGLMPYTNYTFDFKGIIDYIFYSKPQLNTLGILGPLDHHWLVENNISGCPHPLIPSDHFSLFAQLELLLPFLPQVNGIHLPGRR, encoded by the exons GAAAAGTAAGAAGCTTAAGCTCATCTTTGTGGTCACTAACTCACTTGACAGCTTTGCACCTGAGTGACAATTCCCTGTCCCGCATTCCTTCAGACATTGCCAAGCTTCACAATCTGGTGTATCTGGACCTGTCCTCTAATAAAATCCGGAGTTTACCGGCAGAACTCGGAAACATGGTATCACTCAG GGAACTCCATTTAAATAACAACCTGTTACGAGTTCTACCTTTTGAGCTGGGAAAACTGTTTCAGTTGCAGACTTTAGGCCTGAAAG gAAATCCACTTACCCAGGATATATTGAACCTCTATCTGGAACCAGATGGAACAAGAAGGCTACTGAACTATTTGCTTGATAATTTGGCAGGTACTGCAAAAAGAA TTTCAACAGAACAGCCACCTCCACGATCTTGGATTATGTTACAAGAACCAGACAGGACAAGGCCAACTG CCTTGTTTTCTGTCATGTGCTATAATGTTCTTTGTGATAAATATGCGACCCGGCAGTTATACGGCTACTGTCCGTCTTGGGCACTAAATTGGGACTACAGGAAAAAGGCCATTATTCAAGAAATTTTGAGCTGCAATGCTGATATCATAAGTCTTCAG GAGGTTGAAACAGAGCAGTATTACAGTTTTTTTCTGGTAGAACTGAAAGAACGTGGCTATAATGGATTCTTTAGTCCTAAATCTAGAGCTAGGACAATgtcagaacaagaaagaaaacatgtcGATGGCTGTGCAATATTCTTCAAGACAGAAAA attTACTTTGGTTCAGAAACACACTGTTGAATTTAATCAGCTAGCAATGGCAAATTCAGAAGGGTCTGAAGCTATGCTGAACAGAGTCATGACAAAAGATAACATTGGAGTTGCAGTACTGCTAGAACTTCGAAAGGAATTGATTGAAATGTCAT CCGGAAAGCCACATCTTGGAACAGAAAAACAACTTATTCTTGTGGCTAATGCTCATATGCATTGGGACCCCGAGTACTCTGATGTGAAGTTGGTTCAAACTATGATGTTCCTCTCAGAAGTAAAGAACATTATTGATAAAGCCTCACGAAATCTCCAGTCCAGTGTATTGGGAGAATTTGGAACTATTCCACTGGTGTTATGTGCAGATCTTAATTCTTTGCCAGATTCTg GTGTTGTAGAATATTTGAGCACTGGTGGAGTAGAAACAAATCATAAAGACTTTAAAGAACTGAGATACAATGAAAGTCTTACAAATTTCAGCTGTAATGGGAAAAACGGGACAACCAATGGAAGGATCACTCATGGTTTCAAGTTAAAGAGTGCCTATGAGAGTGGCCTGATGCCTTACACAAATTACACGTTCGATTTCAAG gGTATAATTGACTACATCTTCTATTCTAAACCTCAGCTGAACACTTTAGGCATCCTAGGACCTCTGGACCACCATTGGCTAGTTGAGAATAATATCAGCGGCTGCCCACACCCACTCATCCCCTCCGACCACTTCTCACTTTTTGCACAACTGGAGCTCTTACTGCCTTTCCTGCCCCAAGTTAATGGCATTCACCTTCCTGGCAGGAGGTAG
- the CNOT6 gene encoding CCR4-NOT transcription complex subunit 6 isoform X1 codes for MPKEKYEPPDPRKMYTIMSSEEAANGKKSHWAELEISGKVRSLSSSLWSLTHLTALHLSDNSLSRIPSDIAKLHNLVYLDLSSNKIRSLPAELGNMVSLRELHLNNNLLRVLPFELGKLFQLQTLGLKGNPLTQDILNLYLEPDGTRRLLNYLLDNLAVSTEQPPPRSWIMLQEPDRTRPTALFSVMCYNVLCDKYATRQLYGYCPSWALNWDYRKKAIIQEILSCNADIISLQEVETEQYYSFFLVELKERGYNGFFSPKSRARTMSEQERKHVDGCAIFFKTEKFTLVQKHTVEFNQLAMANSEGSEAMLNRVMTKDNIGVAVLLELRKELIEMSSGKPHLGTEKQLILVANAHMHWDPEYSDVKLVQTMMFLSEVKNIIDKASRNLQSSVLGEFGTIPLVLCADLNSLPDSGVVEYLSTGGVETNHKDFKELRYNESLTNFSCNGKNGTTNGRITHGFKLKSAYESGLMPYTNYTFDFKGIIDYIFYSKPQLNTLGILGPLDHHWLVENNISGCPHPLIPSDHFSLFAQLELLLPFLPQVNGIHLPGRR; via the exons GAAAAGTAAGAAGCTTAAGCTCATCTTTGTGGTCACTAACTCACTTGACAGCTTTGCACCTGAGTGACAATTCCCTGTCCCGCATTCCTTCAGACATTGCCAAGCTTCACAATCTGGTGTATCTGGACCTGTCCTCTAATAAAATCCGGAGTTTACCGGCAGAACTCGGAAACATGGTATCACTCAG GGAACTCCATTTAAATAACAACCTGTTACGAGTTCTACCTTTTGAGCTGGGAAAACTGTTTCAGTTGCAGACTTTAGGCCTGAAAG gAAATCCACTTACCCAGGATATATTGAACCTCTATCTGGAACCAGATGGAACAAGAAGGCTACTGAACTATTTGCTTGATAATTTGGCAG TTTCAACAGAACAGCCACCTCCACGATCTTGGATTATGTTACAAGAACCAGACAGGACAAGGCCAACTG CCTTGTTTTCTGTCATGTGCTATAATGTTCTTTGTGATAAATATGCGACCCGGCAGTTATACGGCTACTGTCCGTCTTGGGCACTAAATTGGGACTACAGGAAAAAGGCCATTATTCAAGAAATTTTGAGCTGCAATGCTGATATCATAAGTCTTCAG GAGGTTGAAACAGAGCAGTATTACAGTTTTTTTCTGGTAGAACTGAAAGAACGTGGCTATAATGGATTCTTTAGTCCTAAATCTAGAGCTAGGACAATgtcagaacaagaaagaaaacatgtcGATGGCTGTGCAATATTCTTCAAGACAGAAAA attTACTTTGGTTCAGAAACACACTGTTGAATTTAATCAGCTAGCAATGGCAAATTCAGAAGGGTCTGAAGCTATGCTGAACAGAGTCATGACAAAAGATAACATTGGAGTTGCAGTACTGCTAGAACTTCGAAAGGAATTGATTGAAATGTCAT CCGGAAAGCCACATCTTGGAACAGAAAAACAACTTATTCTTGTGGCTAATGCTCATATGCATTGGGACCCCGAGTACTCTGATGTGAAGTTGGTTCAAACTATGATGTTCCTCTCAGAAGTAAAGAACATTATTGATAAAGCCTCACGAAATCTCCAGTCCAGTGTATTGGGAGAATTTGGAACTATTCCACTGGTGTTATGTGCAGATCTTAATTCTTTGCCAGATTCTg GTGTTGTAGAATATTTGAGCACTGGTGGAGTAGAAACAAATCATAAAGACTTTAAAGAACTGAGATACAATGAAAGTCTTACAAATTTCAGCTGTAATGGGAAAAACGGGACAACCAATGGAAGGATCACTCATGGTTTCAAGTTAAAGAGTGCCTATGAGAGTGGCCTGATGCCTTACACAAATTACACGTTCGATTTCAAG gGTATAATTGACTACATCTTCTATTCTAAACCTCAGCTGAACACTTTAGGCATCCTAGGACCTCTGGACCACCATTGGCTAGTTGAGAATAATATCAGCGGCTGCCCACACCCACTCATCCCCTCCGACCACTTCTCACTTTTTGCACAACTGGAGCTCTTACTGCCTTTCCTGCCCCAAGTTAATGGCATTCACCTTCCTGGCAGGAGGTAG